One genomic region from Pseudomonadota bacterium encodes:
- a CDS encoding RNA pyrophosphohydrolase — protein MMKNKRNDPRPYRPCVGMVLINSHKRVFVAKRIDTQSSHWQMPQGGIEDGETPVEAAFRELNEEIGTNSLELIAECPDWFSYDLPHNISKTVWQGRYRGQKQKWCAFRFLGIDSDINIQTRSPEFSDWRWAEAQQLPKLVIPFKKDVYERVISIFQPLLVD, from the coding sequence ATGATGAAAAATAAAAGAAATGACCCTCGTCCATACCGACCTTGCGTTGGTATGGTGTTGATTAACAGTCACAAACGTGTTTTCGTTGCCAAACGAATTGATACACAGAGCTCTCATTGGCAGATGCCCCAAGGTGGCATCGAAGATGGGGAGACACCAGTTGAGGCAGCTTTTCGGGAACTAAATGAAGAAATTGGCACCAATAGTCTTGAATTAATAGCAGAATGTCCTGATTGGTTTTCGTACGATCTACCACACAATATTTCAAAAACAGTGTGGCAGGGCCGTTATCGTGGGCAAAAGCAGAAATGGTGCGCCTTTCGTTTTCTGGGCATTGACAGCGATATAAATATTCAAACGAGAAGTCCTGAATTCTCGGATTGGCGCTGGGCTGAGGCTCAGCAGCTGCCAAAACTCGTTATCCCTTTTAAAAAAGACGTTTATGAGCGTGTGATAAGCATATTCCAGCCTCTATTGGTTGACTGA